Part of the Gemmatimonadaceae bacterium genome, CGCGAATTTTCAGATCTATCAATGCAACGCGAAGGCCGAGGGCTTCTCGGTGGTTTTGCGCGGGCACGTCATTCTGCGCAACAGAATGCGCTCCGGCCGTGGATTCGTTCCGGCAGTCGTCACTGCGGGAGAGACATTCGGCATCGAAGGTTTGACGCCAAAGATGACATATGTCACGGATGCGCTCGCCGCAGAGGATACCGAGACACTGTTCCTCTCGACGGAGAAATTTCGCGAGTTCGTCCGCGAGAACCCGAGCGAGGCGCTGACCCTCGTCGCCCAGCTGCTTGCCGAGCGTGCCCAGTTTCTCGAGCGGCTGCACGAGATGGCATCGCAAAATGTGGAGCAACGTCTCCTTGCCGCGTTGAATCGACTGTCACGGGATGATTCGTTCCTTGCGCGCGACGGCAGCCTGAAGCTCGAGGTTCGACATCATCGTCTGCTTTGCGAGATGGTTGGTGCAACGCGTGAGTCTATCGCGCTCGCTCTCGGCCGACTCGTCGGCTCTGGTACGGCCACCCGGAACGGTGCGGCTTTTCTCGTACCTTTGTCGGCGCTGGGCGGTCATCTTTCCGACAGTGCCATAAGAGACGGCGCGATCCCCGTTGCGGATGAGCGTTGGAGGCCATCACCATAGGGAATGTCTGAAAGCGGAGATTCCGCCTACAAGATCATCCCTGGTGCCGACGCGATAGACCTTCCGGGGTCAGGATCGCGCGGAGTGCTTCTCCTGCACGGCTTTGGCGATACACCCCAAACGTTCGGACTCATCGCGAAAGACCTTCACGCCGCGGGCTTCGGGGTTCGCGCTCCGCTCCTGCCGGGTCACGGACGCTCGATCGAGGCGTTTGTCGTATCGCGCCGCAGCCAGTGGCTCGAGTTCGCGCGGGCAGAGCTCGCGGCTTTCCGTAAGCGATACGCGGTTGTAAGTGTCGTTGGTCTGTCCATGGGAGCTGCGCTCGCCGCTGTGCTGGCGGCTGAAAATCCTGATCTACGCGCTCTCGTGTTGATTGCCCCGTACTTCGGCATGAGACTGAACTACCGAGCTGCTTCGGTATCACACTGGATCTGGGGGCCAATCGCCGGGACCGTCAAGTCGAAGAGCCCGGGCTCCATCAGGGATCCGGTGGAGCGTGAAAAGAACCTCGGATATGGTGTGTATACCGGGCGGCTATTGTATGAGCTGTGGCGGCTTGCCCGGCTGGCGCGTCTGTCGCTGCCGAAGATTCAGGTACCCACTCTCCTGATTCAGTCCCGGGAGGATCCTCGGGTCGCGCCGTCGATAGCAGAGCGCACTCTTGTCTCTCTGGCAGCAAATGACAAGCGACTCGTGTGGACCGAAGGGGCGGGCCACATAATCACAGTCGATTATGGTCGTGACCGCGTTTTCGAAGAAGTGCGCGCGTGGCTGCGCGTTCACATGTGAAACGAGCGGGCGACCGCGTAACTCCGCGCGGTCGCCAGCCCCGGTCTCAGGTGTGTTCCTGGACGAACTCCTTGGTTGCGTCGACAGCAGATGTAACGCCCTCGCGGGCCTGCTCCACAACGCCGGTTGCAACGCGCTGCACACGCTCGGCGATCGATTTCGCCTGAGTCGTTACGCGTTTCGCTACGCTCTTTTTACGCGTCGCGCGTCGCCGGCGCGTGGTTTTCCGCGCAGTCGCCTTACGTGCTGCTCCAGCGCTCTTCCGTGATGACCGAGAACTCTTGCGCGACGAACCTGCTTTGCGTGCGGTAGTACGTGTGCGTGAGCGAGTCGATCCCTTTGCACTCGAGCTCTTACGCCGCGTGGCTGACCGTTTTCGAGCGCCGCCCCGTCCTGCCGACGACTTCTTGCTGGCACTCTTGCGACCGCTTGTCTTTCGGGCGGAAGTCTTACGCTTCCTGCCACCTTTTGAACCACCGCGCGATGATTTCTTGGCTGCAGCCATGATCCGAGCTCCGAGTTAGAAATGTTTCCATCTCCCAAACGTCAAAGGCTATAGCAACTTCCGCGCACAAAACTTTGGTGTTGGCGGAAACACCGCCTGAGACCGCTGGAATTGACGACTCCTTGGCGCTATGAGAGCGCTAGAGTCTCTCCAGGACTCAGCTGCCGAAGCCGGGAGGTGGGTAATCTGGCCGCCGTCCATGCATGGAGCAGATGTCGGGGCGGCTCGTCGAGGGGCTCATCCGTAAGGCGAAACGTGCCCCAGTGTGAAGGCACGAAGACGCATTCGGCGGAGCCGTCCGTTTCCGAAATCCGAACATAAGCCTCGGTTGCGTCCTCGGGATTCATGTGCACAGGCCGCATAAACCAGCGCGGCTCGTAGGCGCCAATAGGCAGGATCGCCACGTGAAGAGGACCGAAACGACGCGCAATATTGCCGAATTCCGGATGCAAACCCGTATCCCCGGCAAAGAGCACCTGTTTGCCGGCCAGGCCGATGACCCATCCTGCCCAGAGCGTGGAATTGCGGTTCCAGGGGTAGCGTCCTGAAAAATGCTGGGCAGGAGTACAATCGACTGAGATGCGGCCAAGTGTCCTGCTGTGCCACCAGTCCATCTCAGCGACATTGGCCGCGCCACGCTTGCGGAGAAAAGCACCGACCCCAATAGGCGCAATCCACTGCGCGCCCGGATAACGCGCGGTAAGGCGTCGTACGGTCGCGCTATCGAGGTGATCGTAGTGGTCATGTGACAGAAACACAGCGTCGATTGCGGGCAACGCATCGAAGCGCAGCCCCGGTGCCGAATGTCGGCGCGGTCCCGCAAACTGGACCGGAGATGCCCGGTCACTCCAGATTGGATCTGTAAGGACGCTCAATCCGGCCGATTGAATGAGGAAGGTGCTATGACCTATCCAGGTAATGGAGAGCCTGGCGTCTTCGGCGGGTGTCGTTGCGCCGGGTGTCGTTGCGGCGGGTACCGATGAAGGGATGTCATCCGAAGCGGACTGGCGCCGACGAGAGACCATCCATTTCAGGAGGCCTCGTGCGCCCTGCGGCTGCGACTCGGGCCATGGATTGCGAAAGCTACCTTCCGCGTGGTGATGCGATGGTAGTGAAACGCCAGGTAGTTGATCCCAATTCATGATTCAACCCCAACACAGAAACAGCAGCGGAGAATTGCACGAGCTCAGGATACGATGACTTCTTTCGCCGCTCCCAGATTCTCCGACAAATGATCGAGCCTCCGCATACCAACAAGAGCCGCGCAGAGCGGCAACGGCATCGTTCTGACGAAGGCCAGCGCACGCTGGGCGTCCGTTGTCAGGGAGGGAAAAGCCACAGCGAGCTCGGACGGCAATCCGCGTGTCAGCTGTGATTGCATGAGGGACGCGCTGGCCACCACGGATACGCCGAGAGCAGCCGCAGCCTCGAGCAATGACACACGCTGTCCGTCGACGGTTTGAGTCGGGAGTCGAACCGCTTCCGTCATCGCGAGATTGAGCGGCAGCTGGACGACGCGAAAATGGTGATCGTCGCCGCCTGTCTCGCGCGCTACTTCGACGAGCTCCTCGAGATTCAGGTGCCCGGGTGAGGCGGGGTCTAGACGAAAGCCGTGCCACGTCGCGCACCCGTAACACTGAATCGTCCCTCGGCGCACCTGGGATTCGAGCTCGGCGAATGCGCTCGTGATGACACTTCGGAAGCGCGGGCGATCGAGAGCCACGCGTTGCTGCTCGGGGTTGTGGAGATAATAGATGTCAATGGTAGCGAGGCCGAGATTCATGAGACTGCGCTGGATCTGGTTCGCGAGGAATGCGGGGTTGAGCGAATGGCCACCGCTGACGACATCCTCCGCGGTCATGATCCCCTTGTCGAAGTATTCGCTCGCGAGATAAACGTCGTACAGGTGGCGCGATTCAGGCGGTGACCCCTCCAGCGGGATGTATCCACCTTTTGTTGCGACGACGATCTCATCACGCTGCGCGAGACCAACGTCTACAGCTTTTCGAATCGCTTCGCCGACAGCACGCTCGGATCGCTGGCAGCGATAGTTGATGGCGGTGTCCAGGAGATTGAGACCGTGCTCCAGACCGGCTGCCAGGACGGTCACGTATCTTGCATCCTCGACATCGTCACAGTCGCCGAGATATGTACCCATGCCAATCGATGAAACCGACACGTTGCTGCTCAATCCAC contains:
- a CDS encoding Crp/Fnr family transcriptional regulator; the protein is MQNGSSLTAADLAALGAYGAKTSWPANFQIYQCNAKAEGFSVVLRGHVILRNRMRSGRGFVPAVVTAGETFGIEGLTPKMTYVTDALAAEDTETLFLSTEKFREFVRENPSEALTLVAQLLAERAQFLERLHEMASQNVEQRLLAALNRLSRDDSFLARDGSLKLEVRHHRLLCEMVGATRESIALALGRLVGSGTATRNGAAFLVPLSALGGHLSDSAIRDGAIPVADERWRPSP
- a CDS encoding alpha/beta fold hydrolase, with protein sequence MSESGDSAYKIIPGADAIDLPGSGSRGVLLLHGFGDTPQTFGLIAKDLHAAGFGVRAPLLPGHGRSIEAFVVSRRSQWLEFARAELAAFRKRYAVVSVVGLSMGAALAAVLAAENPDLRALVLIAPYFGMRLNYRAASVSHWIWGPIAGTVKSKSPGSIRDPVEREKNLGYGVYTGRLLYELWRLARLARLSLPKIQVPTLLIQSREDPRVAPSIAERTLVSLAANDKRLVWTEGAGHIITVDYGRDRVFEEVRAWLRVHM
- a CDS encoding MBL fold metallo-hydrolase, whose amino-acid sequence is MVSRRRQSASDDIPSSVPAATTPGATTPAEDARLSITWIGHSTFLIQSAGLSVLTDPIWSDRASPVQFAGPRRHSAPGLRFDALPAIDAVFLSHDHYDHLDSATVRRLTARYPGAQWIAPIGVGAFLRKRGAANVAEMDWWHSRTLGRISVDCTPAQHFSGRYPWNRNSTLWAGWVIGLAGKQVLFAGDTGLHPEFGNIARRFGPLHVAILPIGAYEPRWFMRPVHMNPEDATEAYVRISETDGSAECVFVPSHWGTFRLTDEPLDEPPRHLLHAWTAARLPTSRLRQLSPGETLALS
- a CDS encoding aldo/keto reductase; translated protein: MPNSQAETRSKHQRARGSAIAGHATAAGTKRFVQRFSADYSPEFYRGLSSNVSVSSIGMGTYLGDCDDVEDARYVTVLAAGLEHGLNLLDTAINYRCQRSERAVGEAIRKAVDVGLAQRDEIVVATKGGYIPLEGSPPESRHLYDVYLASEYFDKGIMTAEDVVSGGHSLNPAFLANQIQRSLMNLGLATIDIYYLHNPEQQRVALDRPRFRSVITSAFAELESQVRRGTIQCYGCATWHGFRLDPASPGHLNLEELVEVARETGGDDHHFRVVQLPLNLAMTEAVRLPTQTVDGQRVSLLEAAAALGVSVVASASLMQSQLTRGLPSELAVAFPSLTTDAQRALAFVRTMPLPLCAALVGMRRLDHLSENLGAAKEVIVS